One region of Micromonospora ureilytica genomic DNA includes:
- a CDS encoding efflux RND transporter permease subunit: MSLLARFSLANRGLIALIAVVTTVFGAFAVPSLKQQLLPSLEFPAAFIVAPYPGAGPEIVESQVTEPIENALQGIPGLDKVTSTSREGAATVQVTYEFGTDLDDVVNKMQTALSRIDSQLPENVDPQVIAGSTDDLPAVVLAAAGAADERALAEKLRATVVPELEGIEGVRTVEVTGTRDDIVVVTPDPAKLAAAKVQPTAIGAALKTNGVAVPAGAVTDGSLALPVQVGTPIATLEDLRGIVVVPGAAPVRLGDVAAVEQQLAPATAITRTNGKDSLGIAVTAAPDGNAVQISHEIRDRLDGLKDASGAELTVVFDQAPFVEKSIESLTTEGLLGLVMAVIVILVFLLSVRSTVVTAVSIPLSVLVALIALWIGDYSLNLLTLGALTIAVGRVVDDSIVVLENIKRHLEYGEEKRHAIITGVREVAGAVTASTLTTVAVFAPIALVGGFVGQLFAPFAITVTVALLASLLVSLTVIPVLAYWFLKPRGGTADDEAVRRAAEEKELRSPLQRAYLPVIGFATRKRSTRWITVGLGLLVLFGTFGLAQKLETNFLDDSGQDTLNMSQELPAGSGLAATDAAAKQVESVLSRTKGVETYQVTAGGGDNPWAGGGGNNVASWSLALDGDTDAKQMREVLRKEFDKLGAGVGEVSFGGGQEASTSQLEVIVQASDPEALTRAAEEARAAMAGVPDVEDVTTSLAARVPRVDVTVDRVAAGRAGLTEAAVGQLVSQAFRGAPLGQVALDGQQQNVVLRLGTQPPMTVEELRALPVGPVKLDDIADVTQGEGPQQVTRIDGERSVSVTGAATGSNLGATSTELQKRLDGIDVPGASFTIGGVSADQADAFADLGLAVLAAIAIVFLIMVATFRSLTQSLILLISIPFASTGAIGLLLITGTPLGVPALIGVLMLVGIVVTNAIVLLDLINQYRAQGMGVREAVVEGGRRRLRPILMTAVATIFALLPMAFGLTGEGGFISQPLAVVVIGGLLSSTLLTLILVPTLYSMVEHTKESLRGRRARRRSGGPAVTTTDTDEAPAPNQVAVPSGAPAPAAAEGAQPAGRPAPSAALVEGTDQFEVLRLPRSRTSPLPPAEPTE; the protein is encoded by the coding sequence ATGTCGCTGCTCGCCAGATTCAGCCTCGCCAACCGAGGGCTGATTGCCCTCATCGCGGTGGTGACCACGGTGTTCGGAGCGTTCGCCGTGCCGTCGCTGAAGCAGCAACTGCTGCCGTCGCTCGAGTTCCCGGCCGCGTTCATCGTGGCCCCCTATCCCGGCGCCGGCCCCGAGATCGTCGAGTCGCAGGTGACCGAGCCGATCGAGAACGCCCTCCAGGGCATCCCGGGGCTGGACAAGGTCACCTCCACGTCTCGCGAGGGCGCCGCCACCGTCCAGGTGACGTACGAGTTCGGCACCGACCTCGACGACGTGGTCAACAAGATGCAGACCGCGTTGAGCCGGATCGACTCCCAGCTGCCGGAGAACGTCGACCCGCAGGTCATCGCCGGTAGCACCGACGACCTTCCGGCTGTGGTGTTGGCCGCGGCCGGCGCGGCGGACGAGCGGGCGCTCGCCGAGAAGCTGCGCGCGACGGTGGTGCCGGAGCTGGAGGGCATTGAGGGGGTACGCACGGTCGAGGTGACCGGCACCCGCGACGACATCGTGGTGGTGACCCCGGACCCGGCGAAGCTGGCCGCCGCGAAGGTCCAGCCGACGGCGATCGGCGCGGCGCTGAAGACCAACGGCGTGGCGGTCCCGGCCGGCGCGGTGACCGACGGCTCGCTGGCCCTCCCGGTGCAGGTCGGCACGCCGATCGCCACCCTGGAGGACCTGCGCGGCATCGTGGTCGTCCCGGGCGCGGCACCCGTCCGCCTCGGTGACGTGGCGGCGGTCGAGCAGCAGCTCGCCCCGGCCACGGCGATCACCCGGACCAACGGCAAGGACAGCCTCGGCATCGCGGTCACCGCGGCGCCGGACGGCAACGCCGTGCAGATCTCGCACGAGATCCGCGACCGGCTCGACGGCCTGAAGGACGCCTCCGGCGCGGAGCTGACAGTCGTCTTCGACCAGGCGCCGTTCGTCGAGAAGTCGATCGAGTCGCTGACCACGGAGGGCCTGCTGGGCCTGGTGATGGCGGTCATCGTCATCCTGGTCTTCCTGCTGTCGGTGCGCTCGACCGTGGTCACCGCGGTTTCCATCCCGCTCTCCGTGCTGGTGGCGCTGATCGCCCTGTGGATCGGTGACTACTCGCTCAACCTGCTCACCCTCGGCGCGTTGACCATCGCGGTCGGTCGGGTGGTGGACGACTCGATTGTGGTGTTGGAGAACATCAAACGACACCTGGAGTACGGCGAGGAGAAGCGGCACGCCATCATCACAGGTGTCCGGGAGGTGGCCGGTGCGGTGACCGCGTCCACCCTCACGACGGTGGCGGTGTTCGCGCCGATCGCGCTGGTCGGCGGGTTCGTGGGCCAGCTCTTCGCGCCGTTCGCGATCACCGTGACGGTGGCTCTGCTCGCCTCGCTGCTGGTGTCGCTGACAGTCATCCCGGTCCTCGCGTACTGGTTCCTCAAGCCGCGCGGCGGCACCGCGGACGACGAGGCGGTCCGGCGCGCCGCGGAGGAGAAGGAGCTGCGTAGCCCGTTGCAGCGGGCGTACCTGCCGGTGATCGGGTTCGCCACCCGCAAGCGGTCGACCCGCTGGATCACGGTCGGTCTCGGCCTGCTGGTGCTCTTCGGCACCTTCGGTCTGGCGCAGAAGTTGGAGACCAACTTCCTGGACGACTCCGGCCAGGACACTCTCAACATGAGCCAGGAACTGCCGGCCGGCAGTGGCCTGGCGGCCACCGACGCGGCGGCCAAGCAGGTCGAGTCGGTGCTGTCCCGGACCAAGGGCGTCGAGACGTACCAGGTGACCGCCGGCGGTGGGGACAACCCGTGGGCGGGCGGCGGCGGCAACAATGTCGCCAGCTGGTCGTTGGCGCTCGACGGTGACACCGACGCGAAGCAGATGCGTGAGGTGCTGCGCAAGGAGTTCGACAAGCTCGGCGCCGGTGTGGGTGAGGTCAGCTTCGGTGGCGGGCAGGAGGCGTCGACCAGCCAGCTGGAGGTGATCGTCCAGGCCAGCGACCCGGAGGCGTTGACCCGGGCCGCCGAGGAGGCGCGGGCCGCGATGGCCGGTGTCCCGGACGTCGAGGACGTCACCACCAGCCTGGCCGCGCGGGTGCCGCGGGTCGACGTGACAGTCGACCGGGTCGCCGCCGGGCGGGCCGGGCTCACCGAGGCCGCCGTGGGGCAGCTCGTGTCGCAGGCGTTCCGGGGAGCGCCGCTGGGTCAGGTCGCGCTCGACGGCCAGCAGCAGAACGTGGTGCTGCGGTTGGGCACGCAGCCCCCGATGACAGTGGAGGAGCTGCGGGCACTGCCGGTGGGTCCGGTCAAGCTGGACGACATCGCGGACGTCACGCAGGGTGAGGGCCCGCAGCAGGTCACCCGGATCGACGGTGAGCGCAGCGTGTCGGTGACCGGCGCGGCGACCGGCTCGAACCTGGGCGCGACCAGCACCGAGTTGCAGAAGCGGCTGGACGGCATCGACGTGCCGGGCGCGAGCTTCACCATCGGTGGTGTCAGCGCTGATCAGGCGGATGCCTTCGCGGACCTGGGTCTGGCGGTGCTGGCCGCGATCGCGATCGTCTTCCTGATCATGGTGGCCACGTTCCGCAGCCTCACCCAGTCGTTGATCCTGCTGATCTCCATCCCGTTCGCGTCGACCGGCGCGATCGGCCTGCTGTTGATCACCGGGACGCCGCTCGGTGTGCCGGCGCTGATCGGCGTGCTGATGCTGGTCGGCATCGTGGTGACCAACGCGATCGTGTTGCTCGACCTGATCAACCAGTATCGGGCGCAGGGCATGGGGGTCCGGGAGGCGGTGGTCGAAGGCGGCCGTCGCCGGCTGCGCCCGATCCTGATGACGGCGGTGGCGACCATCTTCGCGCTGCTGCCGATGGCGTTCGGCTTGACCGGTGAGGGCGGCTTCATCTCTCAGCCGCTGGCGGTCGTGGTGATCGGTGGTCTGCTCAGCTCGACGCTGCTCACGCTGATCCTGGTGCCGACGCTGTACTCGATGGTGGAGCACACCAAGGAGTCGCTGCGGGGTCGGCGCGCACGGCGGCGCTCCGGCGGGCCGGCGGTGACCACGACGGACACGGACGAGGCGCCGGCCCCGAACCAGGTCGCGGTGCCGAGCGGCGCACCCGCTCCGGCTGCGGCCGAGGGTGCGCAGCCGGCCGGGCGACCCGCGCCGTCGGCCGCCCTGGTGGAGGGCACGGACCAGTTCGAGGTGCTGCGGCTGCCCCGTAGCCGTACCTCGCCACTGCCTCCGGCGGAGCCGACCGAGTAG
- a CDS encoding phosphatase domain-containing protein: MTRLIATRGVPASGKTTFARTLQPSVSRVNRDDLRRMLHGERLFTQWAEAQVTAVQQAQVEALLRARADVCVDDTNLRSRTLRGWADLAARHGADFEVHDFTDVPLDECLRRDAARPAADQVGADAIRRLHERYLQGRTLPLPVPQARTGRPAVVHPPSTEPPEIVLVDIDGTVALAVSRSPYDMTRVGQDQPNTAVIAAVRAMHAAGYGVVFCSGRDASARAATEAWLARHVRVPYLGLHLRAVGDSRKDSIVKREIYDREIRGRYRVAGVFDDRVQVVQMWRSLGLTVFQVADGDF; the protein is encoded by the coding sequence ATGACCCGCCTGATCGCCACCCGGGGAGTACCCGCCTCGGGCAAGACAACGTTCGCCCGCACGCTCCAACCGTCCGTCTCGCGAGTCAACCGGGACGACCTGCGCCGGATGCTGCACGGCGAGCGGCTGTTCACCCAGTGGGCCGAGGCGCAGGTGACCGCCGTGCAGCAGGCTCAGGTCGAGGCACTGCTGCGGGCCCGCGCGGACGTCTGCGTGGACGACACCAACCTGCGCTCACGGACCCTGCGGGGCTGGGCCGACCTGGCCGCCCGGCACGGCGCGGATTTCGAGGTGCACGACTTCACCGACGTGCCGCTGGACGAGTGCCTGCGCCGTGACGCCGCCCGCCCGGCCGCCGACCAGGTCGGCGCGGACGCGATCCGCCGGCTGCACGAGCGGTACCTGCAGGGGCGGACACTGCCGTTGCCGGTGCCGCAGGCCCGCACCGGACGCCCCGCCGTGGTGCACCCGCCGTCGACCGAGCCACCGGAGATCGTCCTGGTGGACATCGACGGCACCGTCGCGCTGGCCGTGTCCCGCAGCCCGTACGACATGACCCGGGTGGGCCAGGACCAGCCGAACACTGCGGTGATCGCGGCGGTCCGGGCGATGCACGCCGCCGGCTACGGGGTGGTCTTCTGCTCGGGGCGGGACGCCTCCGCGCGAGCGGCCACCGAGGCGTGGCTGGCCCGGCACGTACGAGTCCCCTACCTGGGCCTGCACCTGCGGGCCGTCGGCGACTCCCGGAAGGACTCGATCGTCAAGCGGGAGATCTACGACCGGGAGATCCGGGGCCGCTACCGGGTGGCGGGTGTCTTCGACGACCGCGTCCAGGTGGTCCAGATGTGGCGATCCCTCGGTCTCACCGTCTTCCAGGTGGCCGACGGCGACTTCTGA
- the thrB gene encoding homoserine kinase — protein sequence MPTNFTAEPVRVRVPATSANLGPGFDALGLALGLHDDVAAEVASGGVRVTVTGQGAGELPDDDRHLVVRAMRAAFDVLGAHPDGLSVECVNRIPQARGLGSSSAAIVAGVLLARALVVDGEHRLDDAGALRLAAEIEGHPDNVAPCLLGGFTVAWSEPGGARAVSLPVADAVRPTVFVPSERGLTATARAALPATVPHGDAALTAGRAALLVHALTTDPTLLLPATVDRLHQDYRAAGMPGTSSLVNALREAGVAAVVSGAGPTVLALSGPPAGFPVGTDWEIWQLPIDVSGARVARGRLGHAERDPVAAGRKS from the coding sequence GTGCCGACGAACTTCACCGCCGAGCCGGTCCGAGTCCGGGTTCCCGCGACCAGTGCCAACCTGGGCCCGGGCTTCGACGCGCTGGGTCTCGCCCTCGGGCTCCACGACGACGTGGCCGCCGAGGTCGCGTCGGGCGGTGTGCGGGTGACAGTGACCGGGCAGGGCGCCGGTGAGCTGCCCGACGACGACCGACACCTGGTGGTGCGGGCCATGCGCGCCGCGTTCGACGTGCTCGGGGCCCACCCCGACGGGCTGAGCGTGGAGTGCGTCAACCGGATCCCGCAGGCGCGTGGGCTGGGCTCGTCGTCCGCCGCGATCGTCGCCGGGGTGCTGCTGGCCCGTGCCCTCGTCGTCGATGGCGAGCACCGCCTCGACGACGCCGGCGCGCTCCGGCTGGCCGCCGAGATCGAGGGCCACCCCGACAACGTGGCGCCGTGCCTGCTCGGTGGTTTCACAGTGGCCTGGTCCGAGCCGGGTGGTGCCCGGGCGGTGTCCCTGCCGGTCGCCGACGCGGTGCGGCCCACCGTTTTCGTTCCGTCGGAACGCGGACTGACCGCGACCGCGCGGGCGGCTCTGCCGGCCACCGTGCCGCATGGCGACGCCGCGTTGACCGCGGGCCGGGCGGCACTGCTGGTGCACGCGCTCACCACGGACCCGACCCTGCTGCTGCCGGCCACCGTCGACCGGCTCCATCAGGATTATCGCGCAGCCGGGATGCCCGGCACGTCTTCCCTGGTCAACGCGTTGCGAGAGGCCGGTGTGGCAGCTGTGGTCAGTGGGGCGGGCCCGACTGTCCTGGCGCTCAGCGGGCCTCCAGCGGGCTTCCCGGTGGGAACAGACTGGGAGATCTGGCAGTTACCGATAGACGTCAGCGGCGCACGGGTCGCACGGGGTAGACTTGGACACGCCGAGCGGGACCCTGTTGCCGCAGGTCGGAAGAGTTGA
- a CDS encoding polysaccharide deacetylase family protein — protein sequence MGVWVERGGRTDKGARGWGRRDLLRRGLLVLGGVALGAGTPEAWWITHRRMPIAGRPASTTLGNGQQDVGSGALEVVWSGRTDQRLVALTFDDGPAPQWTPMVLDTLAQHRVPATFFMVGAQVRRHADVVRDRLAGHEVGNHSWEHRDLAELDAAEAYDDLRRSHDVIADLTGTPPVLLRPPYGHLGGAVLHAAARLDYRLVLWSLQMVEREFPDDPAGHARRIVERVRPGTIVLGHDVGARRRLVALRGLTDMINGLRSRGYTFVTVSALLGAGVAPTPTR from the coding sequence ATGGGGGTGTGGGTGGAGCGGGGTGGGCGGACGGACAAGGGCGCGCGCGGGTGGGGGCGACGCGACCTCTTGCGCCGTGGCCTGCTGGTGCTGGGCGGTGTGGCGCTCGGCGCGGGGACGCCCGAGGCGTGGTGGATCACCCACCGCCGGATGCCGATCGCCGGCCGCCCCGCCAGCACCACCCTCGGTAACGGCCAGCAGGATGTCGGCTCCGGCGCCCTGGAGGTCGTCTGGTCGGGGAGGACCGACCAGCGCCTGGTGGCCCTCACCTTCGACGACGGCCCCGCACCACAGTGGACTCCGATGGTGCTCGACACCCTGGCCCAGCACCGGGTTCCGGCCACCTTCTTCATGGTCGGGGCGCAGGTCCGCCGGCACGCCGACGTCGTCCGTGACCGGCTTGCCGGGCACGAGGTGGGCAACCACAGCTGGGAGCACCGGGACCTGGCCGAACTGGACGCCGCCGAAGCGTACGACGACCTGCGCCGCAGCCACGACGTGATCGCCGACCTGACCGGGACACCGCCGGTGCTCCTCCGGCCGCCGTACGGCCACCTGGGCGGGGCGGTGCTGCACGCGGCGGCCCGGCTGGACTATCGGCTGGTGCTCTGGTCGTTGCAGATGGTGGAGCGTGAGTTCCCCGACGATCCGGCCGGGCACGCCCGGCGAATCGTGGAGCGGGTCCGACCGGGAACGATCGTGCTCGGCCACGATGTGGGGGCGCGCCGGCGGCTGGTCGCCCTGCGGGGCCTGACCGACATGATCAACGGGTTACGGTCCCGCGGTTACACCTTCGTCACGGTTTCCGCGCTGCTGGGAGCGGGTGTGGCTCCGACACCGACCAGGTAG
- the rpmE gene encoding 50S ribosomal protein L31, which produces MKANIHPEYVTTEVSCSCGNTFTTRSTAKGGAIHAETCSACHPFYTGKQRVLDTAGRVAKFQQKYAKVQAKKAK; this is translated from the coding sequence ATGAAGGCAAACATCCACCCGGAGTACGTGACCACCGAGGTCAGCTGCTCCTGTGGCAACACGTTCACGACCCGCAGCACCGCCAAGGGCGGGGCGATCCACGCCGAGACCTGCAGCGCCTGCCACCCGTTCTACACCGGTAAGCAGCGCGTTCTCGACACCGCCGGCCGGGTCGCGAAGTTCCAGCAGAAGTACGCCAAGGTTCAGGCCAAGAAGGCCAAGTAG
- the rho gene encoding transcription termination factor Rho, with the protein MSDTTDVTSDVSNVAGDATAAAPARRRRSGTGLSAMLLPELQSLAASLGISGTARMRKGELIAAISERQGGNAAGTPRPRAEVAAAAAPTREGVRAEVRETADRPAAEGRGAEQAPAEPAAEPEGRSRTRRSRTATTEARATEARPAEARATEARATETRTDEAEAGERADRGENRRDRAERPERAERTERADRGERTERADRGERTERADRGERTERADRGERTDRTDRGERAADRPERADRGERATDRTERSDRGERADRGERNDRSERSDRGERNDRSERSDRGERAERNDRPDRGDRNDRGQRAERVERDSDDDDGEGGGRRGRRSRFRDRRRGRGERTETGADTGGREPQVSEDDVLVPVAGIIDVLDNYAFVRTTGYLAGPNDVYVSMSQIKKYGLRRGDAITGAVRANRDGGNSGDQRRDKYNPLMRLDTINGMEPEEARRRPEFYKLTPLYPQERLRLETEPHILTTRVIDLVMPIGKGQRALIQSPPKAGKTMVLQAIANAITRNNPECHLMVVLVDERPEEVTDMQRSIKGEVIAATFDRPPQDHTTVAELAIERAKRLVELGHDVVVLLDSVTRLGRSYNLAAPASGRIMSGGIDSTALYPPKRFLGAARNIENGGSLTIIATALVETGSMADTVIFEEFKGTGNAELKLDRKIADKRTFPAIDINPSGTRKEEVLLAPEELAIIHKLRKVLHSLDSQAAMDLLLDRLKQSRTNIEFLMQIAKSTPGE; encoded by the coding sequence TTGAGCGACACCACCGACGTGACGTCGGATGTTTCCAACGTCGCTGGCGATGCCACCGCCGCCGCTCCCGCCCGTCGTCGGCGTAGCGGCACCGGTCTGTCGGCGATGCTGCTGCCAGAGCTGCAGAGCCTGGCTGCGTCGCTCGGCATCTCCGGCACGGCTCGCATGCGCAAGGGCGAGCTGATCGCCGCGATTTCCGAGCGGCAGGGCGGCAACGCCGCCGGGACCCCTCGACCACGGGCCGAGGTCGCGGCCGCGGCCGCCCCAACCCGTGAGGGGGTGCGCGCCGAGGTGCGGGAGACCGCAGACCGGCCGGCAGCCGAAGGGCGCGGTGCCGAGCAGGCGCCGGCCGAGCCGGCCGCCGAGCCCGAGGGTCGTAGCCGTACCCGGCGGAGCCGGACCGCAACGACCGAGGCCCGTGCCACCGAGGCGCGCCCCGCTGAGGCGCGTGCGACCGAGGCGCGTGCCACCGAGACCCGTACCGACGAGGCGGAAGCCGGCGAGCGGGCCGACCGTGGCGAGAACCGCCGCGACCGGGCCGAGCGTCCGGAGCGTGCCGAGCGGACTGAGCGTGCCGATCGTGGCGAGCGGACCGAGCGTGCCGATCGTGGCGAGCGGACCGAGCGTGCCGATCGTGGCGAGCGGACCGAGCGTGCCGATCGGGGCGAGCGGACCGACCGGACCGATCGTGGCGAGCGTGCCGCCGACCGGCCCGAGCGTGCCGACCGTGGCGAGCGTGCCACCGACCGGACCGAGCGTTCCGACCGTGGCGAGCGTGCCGATCGTGGCGAGCGCAACGACCGGAGCGAGCGTTCCGACCGTGGCGAGCGCAACGACCGGAGCGAGCGTTCCGACCGGGGTGAGCGGGCCGAGCGCAACGACCGACCCGACCGCGGTGACCGCAACGATCGTGGCCAGCGTGCCGAGCGTGTCGAGCGGGACAGCGACGACGACGACGGCGAGGGTGGCGGCCGGCGCGGCCGGCGCAGCCGTTTCCGGGACCGTCGCCGCGGGCGCGGCGAGCGCACCGAGACCGGTGCCGACACTGGTGGGCGTGAGCCGCAGGTCAGCGAGGACGACGTGCTCGTCCCGGTGGCCGGCATCATCGACGTGCTCGACAACTACGCCTTCGTGCGGACGACCGGTTACCTGGCCGGCCCGAACGACGTGTACGTCTCGATGTCCCAGATCAAGAAGTACGGCCTGCGCCGCGGCGACGCGATCACCGGTGCGGTGCGGGCGAACCGCGACGGCGGCAACAGCGGCGACCAGCGGCGCGACAAGTACAACCCGCTGATGCGGCTGGACACGATCAACGGGATGGAGCCGGAGGAGGCGCGGCGTCGTCCGGAGTTCTACAAGCTCACCCCGCTCTACCCGCAGGAGCGCCTGCGGTTGGAGACCGAGCCGCACATCCTGACCACCCGGGTCATCGACCTGGTCATGCCGATCGGCAAGGGCCAGCGGGCACTCATCCAGTCTCCGCCGAAGGCGGGTAAGACGATGGTGCTGCAGGCGATCGCGAACGCGATCACCCGCAACAACCCGGAGTGCCACCTGATGGTGGTGCTGGTGGACGAGCGGCCCGAAGAGGTCACCGACATGCAGCGGTCGATCAAGGGCGAGGTCATCGCGGCCACGTTCGACCGACCGCCGCAGGACCACACCACGGTGGCCGAGCTGGCCATCGAGCGGGCCAAGCGCCTCGTCGAGCTTGGACACGACGTCGTCGTGCTGCTCGACTCGGTGACCCGTCTCGGTCGGTCGTACAACCTGGCGGCGCCGGCCAGCGGCCGGATCATGTCGGGTGGTATCGACTCCACAGCGCTCTACCCGCCGAAGCGCTTCCTCGGCGCGGCCCGCAACATCGAGAACGGCGGGTCGCTGACCATCATCGCCACGGCGCTGGTGGAGACCGGGTCCATGGCGGACACGGTCATCTTCGAGGAGTTCAAGGGCACCGGTAACGCCGAGTTGAAGCTGGACCGGAAGATCGCCGACAAGCGGACCTTCCCGGCCATCGACATCAACCCGTCCGGTACGCGTAAGGAAGAGGTCCTGCTCGCACCGGAAGAGCTGGCCATCATCCACAAGCTCCGCAAGGTGCTGCACTCGCTGGACTCGCAGGCGGCGATGGATCTCCTGCTGGACCGGCTCAAGCAGTCCCGCACCAACATCGAGTTCCTGATGCAGATCGCGAAGTCGACGCCGGGGGAGTAA
- the prfA gene encoding peptide chain release factor 1 codes for MSSERLAGLLDEYAELEKRLADPAIHADQATARRVGRRYAELVPLHKAADELEQARADLAAARELAAEDPSFAGEADAIAGSLPVLEERLAELLIPRDPHDAKDVIVEIKAGEGGEESALFAGDLLRMYTRYAERHGWVSEVIDAQDSDLGGVKDVSLAIKTKGVPDGGNGVWSRLKWEGGVHRVQRVPVTESQGRIHTSAAGVLVLPEAEDVDVTIDQNDLRIDVFRSSGPGGQSVNTTDSAVRITHLPTGIVVSCQNEKSQLQNREQAMRIMRARLLAAAQEQADAAASDARKAQVRTVDRSERIRTYNFPQNRITDHRIGYTAYNLDLALGGELDGVLDALTEADRAARLAGDTELTRR; via the coding sequence ATGAGCAGCGAGCGTCTGGCCGGCCTTCTCGACGAGTACGCGGAGCTGGAGAAGCGGTTGGCCGATCCGGCCATCCACGCCGACCAGGCCACCGCGCGCAGGGTCGGCCGCCGGTACGCCGAGCTGGTGCCGCTGCACAAGGCCGCCGACGAGTTGGAGCAGGCCCGCGCCGATCTGGCCGCGGCTCGCGAGCTGGCCGCCGAGGACCCGTCCTTCGCGGGTGAGGCGGACGCCATCGCCGGGTCCCTGCCGGTGCTGGAGGAACGCCTCGCCGAGCTGCTCATCCCACGCGACCCGCACGACGCCAAGGACGTGATCGTCGAGATCAAGGCCGGTGAGGGTGGCGAGGAGTCGGCGCTGTTCGCCGGTGACCTGCTGCGGATGTACACCCGGTACGCCGAGCGGCACGGCTGGGTCAGCGAGGTGATCGACGCACAGGATTCCGACCTCGGCGGGGTCAAGGACGTCTCCCTGGCGATCAAGACCAAGGGCGTGCCGGACGGCGGCAACGGCGTCTGGTCGCGGCTCAAGTGGGAGGGCGGCGTGCACCGGGTGCAGCGTGTCCCGGTGACCGAGTCGCAGGGCCGGATCCACACCAGCGCCGCCGGGGTGCTGGTGCTGCCCGAGGCCGAGGACGTCGACGTCACGATCGACCAGAACGACCTGCGCATCGACGTGTTCCGCTCGTCCGGCCCGGGTGGCCAGTCGGTGAACACCACCGACTCGGCGGTGCGGATCACCCACCTGCCGACCGGCATCGTCGTCTCCTGCCAGAACGAGAAGTCCCAGTTGCAGAACCGGGAGCAGGCGATGCGGATCATGCGGGCCCGGCTGCTCGCCGCCGCCCAGGAGCAGGCCGACGCCGCCGCCTCGGACGCGCGCAAGGCCCAGGTGCGCACCGTGGACCGCTCGGAGCGGATCCGCACCTACAACTTCCCGCAGAACCGGATCACCGACCACCGGATCGGCTACACCGCGTACAACCTGGACCTGGCGCTCGGCGGCGAGCTGGACGGGGTGCTGGACGCCCTCACCGAGGCCGACCGGGCCGCCCGGCTCGCCGGCGACACCGAGTTGACCCGCCGCTGA
- a CDS encoding MFS transporter → MASTLSVLTGNRSFRNLFLAELVVFGADWFVMVPLLVLLPQLTGSGVWGALVLAVDTGIVALLLPYTGTIADRFDRRKIMICANVAALAGVLLLLGVRNAGTAWLALVAIGVVAVAKAFYSPAAQAALPNVLEPHELAAGNAVAGSAWGTMTVVGASLGGVLSTAAGPYVCFWVAAVGLAMAAGLATRIRRPLQAPRDADQPAQRTWSAVREALGYIGHRPRVLALVTVKSAVGLGNGVLTVFPLLAGVYGVGPLGAGLLFAVRGAGALVGPILMRRVLTNRAWLLPGLALSMSLYGLSYLGTSVVRWFPLVLLLVFVAHFAGGSNWVMSNFALQGEVPDRLRGRVFATDMMLATLAISVSQLAVALVVDVVDERVVLAGCGLITLVYAVGWRIATRRLSLTDPAAEPVPDPAG, encoded by the coding sequence GTGGCGTCCACCCTCTCGGTTCTGACCGGCAATCGGAGCTTTCGCAACCTGTTCCTCGCCGAGTTGGTGGTCTTCGGCGCCGACTGGTTCGTCATGGTGCCGCTGTTGGTGCTGCTGCCGCAACTGACCGGCAGCGGCGTCTGGGGCGCGCTGGTGTTGGCTGTGGACACCGGCATCGTGGCGTTGCTGCTGCCGTACACCGGCACGATCGCCGACCGCTTCGACCGCCGGAAGATCATGATCTGCGCGAACGTCGCCGCGCTGGCGGGCGTGCTGCTGCTGCTCGGTGTGCGGAATGCCGGAACGGCGTGGCTGGCGCTTGTCGCGATCGGCGTGGTGGCGGTCGCCAAGGCGTTCTACTCGCCGGCCGCCCAGGCCGCGCTGCCCAACGTGCTGGAGCCGCACGAGCTCGCCGCCGGCAACGCCGTCGCAGGCTCGGCCTGGGGCACCATGACCGTGGTCGGCGCCTCCCTCGGCGGCGTACTCAGCACCGCTGCCGGCCCGTACGTCTGCTTCTGGGTGGCGGCGGTGGGCCTGGCGATGGCTGCGGGCCTCGCCACCCGGATCCGCCGGCCGTTGCAGGCACCCCGGGACGCCGACCAACCGGCCCAGCGGACCTGGTCGGCCGTCCGCGAGGCGCTCGGCTACATCGGTCACCGTCCCCGGGTGCTCGCGCTTGTCACTGTGAAGTCCGCGGTGGGCCTGGGCAACGGCGTGCTGACCGTGTTCCCGCTGCTGGCCGGTGTGTACGGTGTCGGCCCGCTCGGCGCCGGCCTGCTCTTCGCGGTACGGGGCGCGGGAGCATTGGTGGGGCCGATCCTGATGCGCCGGGTGCTGACCAACCGGGCCTGGCTGCTGCCCGGCCTCGCGTTGTCCATGTCGCTCTACGGCCTGTCCTACCTGGGCACCTCGGTGGTGCGATGGTTTCCGCTGGTGCTGCTGCTGGTCTTCGTGGCGCACTTCGCGGGTGGCAGCAACTGGGTGATGTCGAACTTCGCACTCCAGGGCGAGGTCCCGGACCGGCTACGTGGCCGCGTCTTCGCCACCGACATGATGCTGGCGACGCTGGCGATCTCGGTGAGCCAACTGGCGGTGGCCCTGGTGGTGGACGTGGTCGACGAACGGGTGGTGCTCGCCGGCTGCGGTCTGATCACCCTCGTGTACGCGGTCGGTTGGCGGATCGCCACCCGCCGGCTGTCGCTCACCGACCCGGCCGCCGAGCCGGTCCCGGACCCGGCCGGCTGA